The sequence GAGGATGATCATGGGCGATTACTTTTATTGTGATCTTTTTACTCAACGCCTTTTCCAATCTTTGAAGATGGACATTCTGTTTTCCAGAAAAAACAGCTGCGACTTCCCGGGTCGCTTCCACTTCAATTTCGGAACCATCCTTCCCCTGCATTTCCCACAGTTCCCGTTCAAGCTGAAATGCCAGCGTCTCCGGCGTCATTTCCCTTCCTGTACCATGACATACCGAGCAAGGACGGGTCAAGTAGGCAGAAAGGGGCTGACGGGTCCTTTTTCGCGTCAATTCAAGAATGCCAAGGGAAGTGAAGCCTACAATCGTCGTGCGCTGCTTATCCGATACCAACGCATCAGAAAGTGCATCCATCACTTCCTTTTTGTGGCTTTCCTTTTTCATATCGATAAAATCAATTAAAATCATGCCGCCCAAATTACGGAGTGCGAGCTGCTTCGCCATTTCTTTTGCTGCTGATTTATTGGTTTGTAAAATGGTTTGCTCTAAATCGTCTTTACCCGTAAACTTACCGGAATTCACATCCACGACGGTCATGGCTTCTGTAGACTCAATGACGAGAAATGCCCCTTTATCAAGCCATACCACTTTTTTCAGTGCGTTCTCCCAAGCAGGGGCAACGTGATAATGACGAAAGATATTTTCATGACCCTGATAGAGTTCAAAGGTCCACTTATCTTTGATCCCGTGTCCGCTCATTTCCTCTAAATGAAGAAGGCTATCATAGTCATCGACCACAATTTTTCCTCCACTCCCCTTTTTCATTTGTTCAAGGAGATCTTCATGGAAAGTGTCCTGTTGCGATAAGAGTGAGGGGCATTTGGCTCTAAGAGATACCCGATGCAGACTTTCATATCGTGAACGTAATGACACGAGCTCCTCCTGTAACACTGCTTCTCCCGCTTCAGCAGCATCGGTACGCATGACAATGCCTTCTTCAGGCTTCTTCCACTCGTTCCCTAAGCGTCGTAATACCTTCCTGTTCTCTTCATCCACTTTTTTAGACACCGCCACGTAGTACCCTTGTGGCATGTACACAAGATGATTCCCTCTCAGCTCAATAACGGCCGTCAACCTTGCACCCTTCGTTCCAATTTCGTCCTTCATGACCTGCACGATGATTTTTTGACCTTCATGAACGCACTTCCCGATTGGTGTAGGAATGCTGCCAGTATGATACGCCTCGACGTTTTGCGGAAAGTCCTTTTCATGCAGATAGCCGTTTTTACCGTGACCAAAATCTACAAATGCTGCACCCAGTCCCTTTTGAACTTTAATGACTCTTCCCAAATAAATATTGCCCGTCAACGTTTCTTCGCCGGGCTGATATGTATGTAAACCTATGATTTCATTATTCGATCGGTATACCCACCGTTTTTCCCTGCTTTTACTATGAACAATTATTTCTTCCACAGCGGAAACCCCTTTTCTACAAAAAAAGTCATAAGAAAAAAGGGTTGAACCCAACCCTTTTATTAGTATGACCTTACTTTATACAGTTCCTCTTCATTCGTCAATAAAGGTAGAGAAGATCTTTCGTTTTGGCAGAGGTCATCTTTTCAGCGAAAAAGGCATGGAGGATCTCGTTTTCATCAAGCTTCCCCACTTCGATTCCTTTTTCGAATACAACCAATGGATGCTTCACTCCACGTTGAAATCTCTCTACTACCGTTAGAATCGAATCCTCCCCTTCGATGGGGAGGGGCTTCAATTCTACGAATTGATGACTCTTGCCGTAATACCTTTCTAACAAAAACTTCATAAACGCATATCGTCTCTGTTTCCAGTCCACCCAAAGGGAGAAATAGAGGAACGAAAGAACAATCCAAAGATTCAAATGAAGGGGAGCGGTTATGAGAACAATCAAATGAAACACTAATAATAAGCCAAATGAAAAGAGAAGCGTGTACTCATACGCTCTCAGATAATTAAACTTCGTGGCTAATAATAAAGAAACCATCTTCCCTCCATCCAATGGCCAGATGGGAAGGAGGTTAAATAATAGTACCATCATATTTAATTGAAGAAAAAGTGAGAAGGTTTCCTGGCTGATGACGCCTGTGCCCAAGAGCCCCCACCCTAAGGCAATCAGCCAAATATGCTGCAGGGGACCTGCTGCCACCACCCAGAACTCTTCCCGCAGTGAACGGTTTCCATGTTCATCCATCTCGGCAACGCCGCCAAATGGTAACAGTGCAATTCTCTTCACTCTCCAGGAAAAATAATGCGCCATCAATCCGTGCCCCAATTCATGAATGGTAATGATGATCAGAAGCAGAATCAGCTCAAAAAAGTGAGCTGTCATAATGGCTATGGCAATGACAAGCCAAAGCAAAGGGTGAACATAAAATTTTTTCATAAGTGTAATGATATTAGTCAAATGACATCACCTGTATCGGGTCGATAAATGTATCACCCATTTTTATCGCAAAATAAAACTCTCCTGTCACATCGTTCTGACTGCTTGTGGAAACCTTGCCTACAAGAGATCCCTTTTCAATCGATTCATACTGTTTCACATCAATTGACTCAAGATGGCCATACCAGGATTCTGATTTGTCTGCATGTTGAATGACGACTGTGTTCCCAAGCTCCTCTTTCTTACCTGCAAATATAATCAAGCCCCCCTTCATAGCTGCCACATCTTCACCTAAACCCGTTTGAAGCATGATTCCTTGTCCATTTGTTTTAAAATTCTCAACGACCTTCCCTGCCGCAGGTACGGCATATTCAGCACTTTGCGTTGAAGAGGATTCTTTCTTTGTATTACTGGCAGGTAATAAGGCTAATGGTTTTCCGAATTGATCCTCATACCACGTGGAAATGGCGGCAAATTGAAACTCTGTATCCATGGTTTTCGTGACAATTGATTTCGCCTCATTGAATACAGGTGAAGGACTCTTAAACATAATGGCCGTCACCAATACCATGATTCCGGCTCCAAGAATTTTTAGCATAAAGGTTTCCTTTTTAAACAAAGGATGCACTCCCTCAGGTGGCGGTCCGCCTTCAAAGCTTGTCTGGCGTTCCATTCCATAACGCTCCTCGTCCGATAGGAGGAAGTATGAAGGGTTCTGGCCTGAATTCGTTCTCTTTCGTTTCGCTATCCGCTTACGTATTTCATCCGCACGATTCCCCATGTACACCATTCCTTTTTATAAGGTATTGTTTCTTAACGTTTGGTTCATTTCTTGATGCATCACCCTATCCCGGAGTGATTCTATACTAATGGTTCTGTGTTCATGATGATGGACAAGGGATGTTAGATCCATATAAAAAGAGGTCCATTCGATTACACATGATTTGCTACAATGTATGACTTGTCCTTTAAGAATATTCATGGGGAGAATAAAAAAAGTCCCGGCAAAACGCACTATGCGCTTTACCGGGACTGATCATTATGCTTTTACACCGAACAACTTTTTAATTCTCGAAAAGACTCCAGCCCGTTCTTCTTCCAAGGACTGTAACGGAACAGATTCACCCAAAATTCTTCTGGCAATATTCCGGTAGGAAATAGAGGCTTTGCTTGTTGAATCAAGAGCGATCGGCTCACCTTTATTGGAAGATTTGATCACATTATCGTCATCGGCTACGATTCCAAGAAGGTCGATGGAAAGATGGGCTGTAATTTCATCCACATCCAACATTTCACCATTTTTCATCATATGATTGCGAATGCGGTTAATGACGAGTTTAGGCGGTTCAATATTCTCTTTTTCGAGTAAACCGATAATCCGATCCGCATCCCTAACAGCAGAAATTTCAGGTGTCGTGACGACAATCGCACGATCAGCACCTGCTACAGCGTTCTTATACCCCTGCTCAATTCCCGCAGGACAATCTATGATGATATAATCATAGTCTTGCTTTAAATCCAATACTAGCTTTTTCATTTGTTCAGGGTTAACAGCGGATTTATCACTTGTTTGTGCAGCTGGCAGTAAAAATAGTTTGTCTTCGAAACGCTTGTCTTTTACTAGAGCTTGATGTACTTTACAGCGGCCCTCTACAACGTCTACTAAGTCATAAATGATTCTGTTTTCGAGTCCCATCACCACATCCAGGTTTCTGAGGCCGATATCTGTATCAATTAAGCAAACCTTTTTGCCTTGTAGAGCTAATGCTGTACCAACATTGGCAGAAGTAGTCGTCTTTCCCACTCCACCTTTACCTGAAGTAACAACTATGGCTTCACCCACATTAGCTTCCTCCTTTAAAACTAGTAATATTTGGTCTAAGATGCTTTAAAACTTGTAATCGATCCACAACAATTTGCCCCTGATCGTCGACATACGCACATTCCATTTCGTGGTCATCGTCTTCCTCCACCCGATCAGGTGCCCGGTTCAAGGAATCCCCTATCCGGAGCTGGGACGGAACCATTTTCGATGCCACAATGACCGCCTCCTGGTTTCCATTGTGGCCGGCATGGGCAAGCCCTTTTAATGAACCCAATATGTAAATGTTCCCTCCAGCCAGAACTTTTCCCCCGGGATTGACATCGCCGACAATAAGGATGTCTCCTGGCACTTCCACGACTTGTCCCGACCGGATAACCCCGGTTAGAGTTTCTATATTTCGTTCATCTATGAGTTTCTCTGCATCATTCTTAGTAATCACATTACTCCATACTTCATTCACTACTAAATTGCGTTTTTGTCTTACAATCTCTTTCAACTCTTCTACTTGATCATCTGTTAAGTAGCGATTGCCTGTTTGAATATTGACCGTGAGGAGGGGAGTCCCTTCCGTTTCCCGGTAATGGGCAGACAGTTTATCGTCCAATTCCTTCTTCAACTCGCGAAAGGAGCATTGATCATTGAGATGAAGAGTCAGTCCTTCTTTTGTTCCTTTTATCATCACATTTGGCTTTTTATTCATGGCGCAAATTTTCACCTCAGTCGTCTATTAAATTCGACATAAGC is a genomic window of Rossellomorea sp. y25 containing:
- a CDS encoding Rne/Rng family ribonuclease, with product MEEIIVHSKSREKRWVYRSNNEIIGLHTYQPGEETLTGNIYLGRVIKVQKGLGAAFVDFGHGKNGYLHEKDFPQNVEAYHTGSIPTPIGKCVHEGQKIIVQVMKDEIGTKGARLTAVIELRGNHLVYMPQGYYVAVSKKVDEENRKVLRRLGNEWKKPEEGIVMRTDAAEAGEAVLQEELVSLRSRYESLHRVSLRAKCPSLLSQQDTFHEDLLEQMKKGSGGKIVVDDYDSLLHLEEMSGHGIKDKWTFELYQGHENIFRHYHVAPAWENALKKVVWLDKGAFLVIESTEAMTVVDVNSGKFTGKDDLEQTILQTNKSAAKEMAKQLALRNLGGMILIDFIDMKKESHKKEVMDALSDALVSDKQRTTIVGFTSLGILELTRKRTRQPLSAYLTRPCSVCHGTGREMTPETLAFQLERELWEMQGKDGSEIEVEATREVAAVFSGKQNVHLQRLEKALSKKITIKVIAHDHPHYHVTKII
- a CDS encoding M50 family metallopeptidase, whose product is MTNIITLMKKFYVHPLLWLVIAIAIMTAHFFELILLLIIITIHELGHGLMAHYFSWRVKRIALLPFGGVAEMDEHGNRSLREEFWVVAAGPLQHIWLIALGWGLLGTGVISQETFSLFLQLNMMVLLFNLLPIWPLDGGKMVSLLLATKFNYLRAYEYTLLFSFGLLLVFHLIVLITAPLHLNLWIVLSFLYFSLWVDWKQRRYAFMKFLLERYYGKSHQFVELKPLPIEGEDSILTVVERFQRGVKHPLVVFEKGIEVGKLDENEILHAFFAEKMTSAKTKDLLYLY
- a CDS encoding M23 family metallopeptidase, with amino-acid sequence MGNRADEIRKRIAKRKRTNSGQNPSYFLLSDEERYGMERQTSFEGGPPPEGVHPLFKKETFMLKILGAGIMVLVTAIMFKSPSPVFNEAKSIVTKTMDTEFQFAAISTWYEDQFGKPLALLPASNTKKESSSTQSAEYAVPAAGKVVENFKTNGQGIMLQTGLGEDVAAMKGGLIIFAGKKEELGNTVVIQHADKSESWYGHLESIDVKQYESIEKGSLVGKVSTSSQNDVTGEFYFAIKMGDTFIDPIQVMSFD
- the minD gene encoding septum site-determining protein MinD — protein: MGEAIVVTSGKGGVGKTTTSANVGTALALQGKKVCLIDTDIGLRNLDVVMGLENRIIYDLVDVVEGRCKVHQALVKDKRFEDKLFLLPAAQTSDKSAVNPEQMKKLVLDLKQDYDYIIIDCPAGIEQGYKNAVAGADRAIVVTTPEISAVRDADRIIGLLEKENIEPPKLVINRIRNHMMKNGEMLDVDEITAHLSIDLLGIVADDDNVIKSSNKGEPIALDSTSKASISYRNIARRILGESVPLQSLEEERAGVFSRIKKLFGVKA
- the minC gene encoding septum site-determining protein MinC, encoding MNKKPNVMIKGTKEGLTLHLNDQCSFRELKKELDDKLSAHYRETEGTPLLTVNIQTGNRYLTDDQVEELKEIVRQKRNLVVNEVWSNVITKNDAEKLIDERNIETLTGVIRSGQVVEVPGDILIVGDVNPGGKVLAGGNIYILGSLKGLAHAGHNGNQEAVIVASKMVPSQLRIGDSLNRAPDRVEEDDDHEMECAYVDDQGQIVVDRLQVLKHLRPNITSFKGGS